The following DNA comes from Rhinoraja longicauda isolate Sanriku21f unplaced genomic scaffold, sRhiLon1.1 Scf002393, whole genome shotgun sequence.
catgtgtcggaaggaactgcagatgcttggctggtttataccgaagacagacacaaagtgctggagtaattcagcgggacaggcagcatctctggagaaaaaggaatgggtgacgtttcgggtcgagaccctttttcagactgactgtagatCATCAGTCAGCCATACAGCCGACAGTGTtcaaagcagaaaaataacaagcACTCTGGTGCTAAACGGAATTGGATTCAATAAACCACTTGTTAGACCACTTGAGCAGTGTCAACAAACGACAGAATTTAATTGTGTAATTTTCTAATAAATTCGGCAGCTGTGGTAATATCCTGACTTCTCGTATCATGGCGGGTCCCATTAAACTGCAGCGGAGGACAAGAGTGTGGCACAAGCTGAGATCTTTTCCAGAGTTTGCACTATTCACCTCAGGCAAGGATTTCCTCTTTATAATACCCACAGTAATCATTCGCACACATGCTCTCAACGTGACTCTGTCATCTTAATAAAATGGATAGGACAAAATCCTTTTTTTTCCTCCATTATATTTAATTATTCAAAAtgctcatgttataggagcagaattaggccattcagcccatcaagtctactccgccattcaatcatggctgatctaactctctctcccaaccccattccactgacttctccccatgacccctgacacccttactaatcaagtatctgtcaatctctgccttaaaaatatccactgacctggcctccacagccttctgtggcaaagaattccacagattcaccaccctcatcaCCCAATCCACCACTCATATCATTAAGATAAAAACTgtgaactagagagtggtcctgacctaccgtcTACTCCAATGGAGAACCTTGAACTATGtttatcggactttgctggactttatattacactaaaagttattccttttatcctgtatctgtacactgtggacgactcgattgtaatcatgcatagtctttccaccgactagttagcacgcaacaaatgcttttcacagtacctcggtacaggtgataatatactaaactaaagtaaactaaactaaagtgtgaaCTCCACCAAACAAAGGTGTGATAAACAAAGGTGTCTATACTTCCAGTGTACATCTAGCTCGGTACTAAAATCTGCACTGCCTCATAGAATCTCagacctacagcacagaaacagagccTTCTGCCCATCTCAGCCATGTACGACAAAGTGTGCAGATACCGGAGTGTAACGGagcgcaggtagacccaaatgcagcacacggaaccaaggaagtagttttagaatgagctttatttctacctgctcgtggtcggggacagaagactgaggggttCACCAGGGCTACatcgaggcatgaaggtcgggagcaggcagggtcggcaacggggaaatcagtccaagagagaattgtggagagtcttgcatgagggctaagaacaatctggcaaagagtgtgtgtgtgtgtgtgtgtgtgtgcaggaagggtttatatgctggcttgattggtgatctggagcaggtgagtgaacaggtgaggggagttggcttaacgtggtgggcgtggctggcaggtgagtgaacaggacagactgtgacacaggagaaagggaataatccATGTTGCCCATCCCATTTGCTGGTCTCAGGCGtacattcctctgtccctctccgatCCAACTCCACATCCAAACAACGCTTGAATTTTGTAAATGAATTTGCCTTCAACAtctttttttatttattattttctttcaaCAGTGGTGGACAACTCAGATTTATTGCATGTTCCTGGCAGTTCATTTGTTAGTCTTTTGTGGGATTTATTACTAACTTTCTTGTTTTGCTTTTACTTTacaggcccacagtttaagaataaggggtagaccatttagaactgagatgaggaaaaactttttcggtcagagagttgtgaacctgtggaattctctgcctcagaaggtagtggaggccaattctctgactgcattcaagagagagctagatagagctcttaaggatagcggagtcagggggtatggggagaaggcaggaacggggtactgattgagaatgatcagccatgatcacattgaatggcggtgctggctcgaagggccgaatggcctcttcctgcacctattgtccattgtctaacatcacggaaactggcccttcagtccaccgagtccacgccgaccattcctcGTTcctcgttcacactcgttctatgttatcccactttcacgcaaaagggggaaatttacagagggcaattaacctacaaacccgtacgtctttgggatgtgggaggaaaccagagcactcggggtaaacccacgcggtcacagggagaacgtacatactccacgcagccagcacccatggttaggatcgaacccgggtcactggcgctgtgagacagcagctcaaccagatgatataattgtataatattttatattaaacataatacataataaataagcacattatggcgagtctggaggcttgtactttgttaaagaagtttattgcggcagcaatattcaattacaaaggataacaaacgagattacagacaaccattaactcaaactgttcacatcgaagttctcttcccactgactagttttgggcgcccaaaaccactatgtgaccttgctggccaatcagcgggttcaactctcaggaccaatccctatggtcgcaccaccatgtgaccttgctggccaatccgaggattcgactctcaggaccaatccctatggtcgctacaacatccCCATTTAGCAAATTGTActgaaatagtctactgatcccacatgcaagaggtgccatgttttggtgccatgttCAGAGTGCAGTCCACTCTCCGGTCATGATGagtgatccaggcgagccccaggctgctgcagggcctccagccgtcaccgTCCCTAGGCCGGGCAACTTGTGAACTGTCGTccttctcctcgcccgtccaccttctCTTCCCCATCCTCAGTGTAACTCTACATTGGCTAATGTTGCCACTACCTGCTTCACGATGTTTCACGGCCTTGCACGCGTCATGATCTGGACAATTCCGTCAACTGTACGTCACAACCTATTGTTTGTTACATGATTCAGAATCAGATGAAGttttgggaggcacggtggcgcagtggtagagtttcatattttcatatttcagatacagcgcggaaacaggccttttcggcccaccaagtccgcaccgcacagtgatccccgcacattaacactatcctacacacactagggacaatttttacatttacccagtcaattaacctacatacctgtacgtctttggaatattttCATATAGTTGAAATGTTTAATCAAAACTCTAGTAAGATATTGAAAATTGGGAtggcacagctgggaagaaaaacaTTTATTTCTTAGTGAATTTTTTTGATGCAGCATTTGGGTTCAacctcctcctcccacctcctaATCTGCCGTCCCGAATGTTTAAGTTCGCAGCTCTGCTGTAGATATCATTCTCCACAAATGGGGACACCCCAGCTATGTAATCTGGGTCAAAGACATTTGTCTTCTGCCTCGCTTTCTTGGATAGTCGTTGCTGAGGGAAGTTCTGGTCCTCACTCAAGTGCGGATTACTGGCATGTTTCCCACCGTGTGGTAATGGCAGAGGGTGCCGTAGACCTCGTGGATTtagcactttggttttttttgACAAGTGGAAGAGAAGACTGCCATCCTCGTTCACAGTGACTGCGACCTTTTTTAGCGTCTTGTTACCACAGTTTGGGCAGAATTTCTTATTCATATTAGTTGTGGTCTTGAAACGTGCATGACAGCGCAGAATGTAGTTCCTTGCTTGCTTTATAATCATTCCATTCAAAGAAATAACATGAAGCCCCATCTGAATAAGGACATTCTGCATAGCAAAATCTGTGGTCATACAGCCAACTTTGACATCCACTGCTGTCTCAGAGCAGCCCATATCTCGATAAATCTGCTGAATGttacttactgtgccagagacccgggttcgatcctgactacgggtgtttgacTGTACGGagtacgtacgttctccctgtgaccaggttttctcagagtgctccggtttcctctcacactccaaagacatacaggtttgaaggccaACTGGCTTCGTGtaactataaattgtcccaagtgtgtgttggatCGTGTTagagtgcggagatcgctggttggcacagacccggtgggccgaagggcctgtttccatgctgtatctctaaactaaactaaactaaactgaaactttgCTAAACTTATTTAACACAAGAATGAGGTTGATGTGCACAGAActgttgtttgaagaagggtctcaacccgaatcgtcacccagtccttccctccagcgatgctgcctgtcccgctaagttactccagcactttgtgtctatcttcggtttaaacaagcatctgcagttccttcctacacatcctatcaGAAAGGCAAATCTGATTttctcaaggttcaaggtttcaaggtcagtttattgtcacatgtaccaattaaggtacagtgaaattcagatttctCTCTTCCATCTGAAGCAGCTAACCTGAACTCAGCTTTGAAACTGTagaaaagatagatgcaaagacacagctggtcaggcagcaccaacatgggtaggtgatgttccgTGTCCTTCAATAACATCGAGCTGGATGTGTCCGCTGGATGTCCATCGTGCCAGCCTACAGTGTGAATATTGCTGGTTTATGAAGCACACCACagctgcctgacctccagcctctacacccttccacaacatggaacagtacagcacaggaacaggcccttcagcccacagtgtccgtgcccAACATCGAGAAGAATTCACCTGTCGGCGTGTGAAGGGAGATGGACTTTTCCCATCACCATTCTTAGTCATTTTGAATTTGAAATCCATGTAGAAACGAATTAAACTTGGAATCTGTTCCACTTGGAACTACTGTATGTAGCAaggtactggtttacactgaagataaaagctggagtaactcagcgggacaggcagcatctctggagagaaagaatgcgtgaggccattgtctttccgctgactggacagcacgcaaaagctgttcactgtacctcagtacacgtgaaaataaactaaactgtaactgtaactgttcccagtctgaagaactgaCAGGTCACCCACTCCTTCACTCTGGAGTTCCAAGTTACTCCACTTGAAGTATGCCTATAGTCCATTGATATATTAAAGTACTTATAAGGAGTGTCACTACCCATAGATTTCTAACAGCTAATTTTAATTAACCCTAAACCAATATTTGATTAATATTATGGTATTAAGTAACTTGAAAAATTAGTCACCCTAAAATTCTATGTGATTATTGTGTCATTAATAGTTAGTCCACCTAAAATTCAATGTGACCATTGTGACATTAGTCAAGTACACTCATTGAATGACACGCGATTTAtttacattgggcggcacggtggcgcagcggtagagttgctgccttacagcgaatgcagcaccggagactcgggttcgatcctgactacgggcgccgtctgtacggagtttgtacgttctccccgtgggttttctctgagatcttcggtttcctcccacactccaaagacgtacaggtatgtaggttaattggctgggaaaatgtaaaaattgtccctagtgtgtgtaggatagtgttagtgtgcggggatcgctgggcagcacagaccaggtgggccgaagggcctgtttctgcgctgtatctctaaatataaatataaatctaCATTGCCACCTTCTCATATACATAGGACGTTTAGGATGATGCTGAACTTTATCTGCAGTCATGGAGTTATCCTTGCAAAAGCAAAACTAAAAGTTAATCTAATAtcaaagaaaattgcagatgAACAAAGTGAGGAGTGGCTAAAGTTTTAATGAGCATCCTtcacgttgagttattccagatttGTGCAGCAACTTGGGACAGTGTTCAATGATAAATTTGTTCACACAGCTTATGGAATAATTTTTGACAAAGGAATTTCATTTAGCCTGCATGTCAGTACCATGTCAAGTGCCAGATGTCAGCGCTCTCTGCGCCAACATTTAATGCAAGCCTTCTCCAGGCCCCTGCTGCCCTTTAAGCCTCTCGATTTGGAGTTCTCCACTCCACGGCACGGGACTCCGGACTACCCCGGATCACACGCAGCAAATTCCTCAGGACCGGCTTTCAATTTTCCTGTGCCATTCCGCAAAGTTGGAATTGAAACTCCCTCTCCATTGCCTCTTTGAGTTTGAGAACTAGCAAGGCATCGGTCTTGTGCAGACAATGTTAGTGCACCAACCCCCTCCACTCCTGAAGCATCACCATTAAAGCAAAACCATATGCCTATTAACATATTCCAGGCTATTAAAAAACCCATTACGGTCCTTTAGAAAATGCATTTATATTTTATGagctaataaaaataaaaattacacaATGAAACGGGTTAAATTGGATGGATTATTGCCCCATTCTGTTATTCATTTTGTGATTACAAACCAGCTGAATGAAATAGATGGTAGTGAGTGTCAGTCTGATCTCACCCCAACATGCTTGAAATTCTTCAACCATTTTGTTCCACATTCACATGAACAGTTGTATATATTTTCAATATGTTTAGTAATCTTTCATCATCAGTCTATTTTCTTTATCTGCAAGGCATGCAGTGACACTGATAAACTAAACAACTTCACTTTCACACTTGGAACAGCTGCAGCCATCAGCTGTTTGGTCTTCCCAAAAGGAtctaatttttattttgtttcgctgcccaatctctaaacaa
Coding sequences within:
- the LOC144591851 gene encoding RNA-binding protein NOB1-like, which produces MGCSETAVDVKVGCMTTDFAMQNVLIQMGLHVISLNGMIIKQARNYILRCHARFKTTTNMNKKFCPNCGNKTLKKVAVTVNEDGSLLFHLSKKTKVLNPRGLRHPLPLPHGGKHASNPHLSEDQNFPQQRLSKKARQKTNVFDPDYIAGVSPFVENDIYSRAANLNIRDGRLGGGRRRLNPNAASKKFTKK